One region of Candidatus Thermoplasmatota archaeon genomic DNA includes:
- the fbp gene encoding fructose-1,6-bisphosphate aldolase/phosphatase → MMKTTFSIIKADVGGWPGHASVHPSLKEIANKRLRDAKKTGLIKDFHVTNCGDDLELIMTHTNGVDSKEVHGLAWDTFCEATEKAKELGLYGAGQDLLVDAFSGNIRGMGPGIAEMEFTERKAEPIIAFMMDKTEPGAFNLPIFKIFADPFNTAGLIIDPSLHDGFVFEVWDIQEHKNVLLKTPEEMYDLLALIGAKSRFVIKRVFPKSTSKLPADEPVAVISTEKLYQIAGEYVGKDDPAGIVRSQSGLPALGEVLEGFSLGHLVSGWMRGSHNGPLMPVSVKDARCTRFDGPPRVIALGFQVKNAMLTEPSDLFDDPAFDMVRRRSQQITDYMRRHGPFEPHRLPMEDMEYTTLPKVMKKLGSRFKTIK, encoded by the coding sequence ATTATGAAAACCACTTTCAGCATCATTAAGGCAGACGTTGGTGGGTGGCCAGGGCATGCATCTGTGCATCCTTCTCTAAAAGAGATAGCAAACAAAAGGCTTAGAGACGCAAAAAAAACTGGTTTGATAAAAGATTTTCATGTAACTAACTGCGGTGATGACCTAGAACTAATCATGACTCATACCAATGGTGTTGATAGTAAAGAGGTTCATGGTCTCGCATGGGATACTTTTTGTGAGGCTACAGAAAAAGCAAAAGAACTAGGGCTCTATGGTGCAGGACAGGATCTACTAGTTGATGCTTTCTCTGGTAACATACGTGGTATGGGACCTGGTATAGCTGAGATGGAGTTTACTGAGAGAAAAGCGGAACCAATAATAGCGTTCATGATGGACAAGACAGAGCCAGGTGCTTTCAACCTACCTATTTTTAAGATTTTTGCGGACCCTTTTAACACAGCTGGTCTTATAATAGATCCCTCCCTCCATGATGGTTTTGTTTTTGAGGTATGGGATATACAGGAACATAAAAACGTTCTACTAAAAACACCAGAGGAAATGTATGATCTGCTTGCGCTTATTGGTGCTAAATCACGTTTCGTAATCAAAAGGGTGTTCCCAAAGTCGACATCTAAACTACCAGCTGATGAACCAGTCGCAGTTATATCAACAGAGAAACTTTATCAGATAGCTGGGGAGTATGTTGGTAAAGACGACCCAGCTGGTATTGTAAGGTCACAATCAGGGTTACCTGCTCTCGGCGAGGTACTTGAAGGCTTTTCCCTTGGTCATCTTGTGTCTGGCTGGATGCGTGGATCTCATAATGGTCCTTTGATGCCGGTCTCTGTAAAAGATGCGCGATGCACAAGATTCGATGGGCCACCAAGAGTAATCGCACTTGGTTTTCAGGTTAAAAACGCGATGCTTACAGAACCGTCTGACTTGTTTGATGACCCAGCTTTTGATATGGTGAGAAGGAGGTCACAACAGATAACTGATTATATGAGAAGACATGGCCCGTTTGAGCCACACCGCTTACCTATGGAGGACATGGAATATACGACGTTGCCAAAAGTGATGAAAAAACTAGGATCGCGGTTCAAAACCATAAAATAA
- a CDS encoding universal stress protein translates to MKKILVCFDGSEGSELALNKAMSLIDEYGELILLAVVPSPSEKVFLDNEIYKKLRKKAENLINDAIRDIGPHDFDVTGMVEEGDAATIIIDVANRLNVDLIVLGSRGTSEIGHFLIGSVANKVVQYAYKPVMVVR, encoded by the coding sequence ATGAAAAAGATACTTGTGTGTTTTGATGGCTCTGAAGGCTCTGAGTTGGCTTTGAATAAGGCCATGAGTTTAATTGATGAGTATGGGGAACTCATTCTTTTAGCTGTTGTGCCTAGTCCCTCTGAAAAAGTTTTTTTGGACAATGAAATCTATAAGAAGTTGAGAAAAAAAGCTGAGAATCTTATCAACGATGCTATTAGAGATATTGGCCCCCATGATTTTGATGTTACTGGTATGGTTGAGGAGGGGGATGCTGCTACTATAATTATTGATGTTGCAAACAGGTTGAACGTTGATTTAATTGTACTTGGTAGTAGGGGCACTAGTGAAATTGGGCATTTTCTTATTGGTAGTGTTGCTAATAAGGTTGTTCAGTATGCCTATAAACCTGTGATGGTTGTCAGATAA
- the cysS gene encoding cysteine--tRNA ligase, translated as MTLKIYNTLTKKKEKFVPVEKGKVKMYVCGMTVYSDAHIGHARTYFAFDVIRRYFEYKGYKVTYVQNITDVDDKIIAAANQEGVDPLEYSRRFTEKCLEDLDRLGIRRADVYPKASETIPDMIKMIEEIIRKGYGYVSDGDVYFSVEKFKDYGKLSGQKIDEMKVGARIEPGEQKRNPLDFALWKKSKPGEPSWDSPWGRGRPGWHIECSTMSSKYLGLPFDIHGGGMDLRFPHHENEIAQAEAATDKRFAKYWMHVGLLTINGEKMSKSLGNIVNIRDLLGKWDSEVVRFFFAQTHYRSPPDFNDKALSDAEKGLERIRRLKEKIEGLCKNVSSNKFDVKSLTSSEKKYLDAINDFKEKFEDAMDDDFNTPQAIAVFFDFVNNSNRFFEENKNPSRELCRHALDVLVELGGVLTLFQPTSYRKDASEDPVLLERLYNVVSKYDKKIKKTSIKNLMETIIGFREKARKDKNWGLADKVRKELLDIGFEIQDTRDGPIWRKK; from the coding sequence ATGACATTAAAAATTTATAATACTTTGACAAAGAAAAAAGAAAAATTTGTTCCAGTTGAAAAGGGTAAAGTTAAGATGTATGTTTGTGGTATGACTGTTTATAGTGATGCACATATTGGTCATGCCCGTACATATTTTGCTTTTGATGTTATCCGCCGTTATTTCGAGTACAAGGGTTACAAGGTTACTTATGTTCAGAATATAACTGATGTGGATGACAAAATTATTGCGGCTGCCAACCAGGAGGGCGTAGATCCCCTAGAGTATTCTCGTCGTTTCACTGAAAAGTGTCTTGAGGATTTAGACAGGCTTGGCATTAGGAGAGCAGATGTTTATCCTAAAGCCTCTGAGACAATCCCTGATATGATAAAGATGATAGAAGAGATCATCAGGAAAGGATATGGTTATGTTTCTGATGGCGATGTTTATTTTTCTGTTGAAAAATTCAAGGATTATGGAAAACTCTCAGGTCAAAAAATCGATGAGATGAAAGTTGGTGCACGTATAGAGCCTGGTGAACAAAAACGTAACCCACTTGATTTTGCTTTATGGAAAAAATCCAAGCCTGGTGAACCTTCATGGGATTCACCCTGGGGTAGGGGCAGACCCGGCTGGCATATTGAGTGCTCTACTATGAGCAGCAAATACCTGGGTTTACCTTTTGATATTCATGGTGGTGGGATGGATCTTCGTTTCCCTCATCATGAGAATGAGATCGCGCAGGCTGAAGCAGCTACAGATAAACGTTTTGCTAAATATTGGATGCATGTCGGTCTTCTGACGATTAATGGGGAAAAGATGTCTAAGTCTCTCGGTAACATTGTTAACATTCGTGATCTTTTGGGTAAATGGGATTCTGAGGTTGTTCGATTCTTTTTTGCTCAGACACATTATCGTAGCCCACCTGATTTCAACGATAAAGCTCTCAGTGACGCTGAGAAGGGGTTAGAACGGATACGTCGTCTGAAAGAAAAAATCGAAGGGTTATGCAAAAATGTTTCATCAAATAAGTTCGATGTTAAAAGTTTGACATCATCAGAAAAAAAATATTTAGATGCAATCAATGATTTTAAGGAAAAGTTTGAGGATGCAATGGATGATGATTTTAACACCCCACAGGCTATCGCTGTTTTTTTTGATTTTGTTAACAATAGTAACAGGTTTTTTGAGGAGAACAAAAATCCTAGCAGGGAATTATGTAGACATGCGCTTGATGTCTTGGTTGAACTTGGTGGTGTTTTGACTTTATTCCAACCAACTAGTTATAGAAAAGATGCTTCAGAAGATCCTGTTTTGTTGGAAAGATTATACAACGTTGTTTCAAAATATGATAAAAAAATTAAAAAAACTAGTATAAAAAATCTTATGGAAACGATAATAGGTTTTAGAGAGAAAGCCAGAAAGGACAAGAATTGGGGTTTGGCAGATAAGGTTAGAAAGGAGCTTTTAGATATAGGTTTTGAGATTCAGGATACACGTGATGGTCCTATTTGGAGGAAAAAATAG